A single Anopheles arabiensis isolate DONGOLA chromosome 2, AaraD3, whole genome shotgun sequence DNA region contains:
- the LOC120897575 gene encoding PAX-interacting protein 1-like isoform X2, protein MNSDPATAGVNLESLQIKDDLFKSVKCYITGTLDPKITKLLEDGGVTMSKFMDFSTLLVCGDNYDENEITEAGELYDIPTVTEAWVVASVRLGRLASTKAYFPLKSGIFCGLRFAVTQVDLRDLRKLYAVLTFHGGTFNSRLDRTTTHLVCGSARGPAYTKALSCGTSVQIVTPDWVSDCLKTSSLKPPAVYHPRLLREQVYFKQAGPMAGPKATPEKQPLNNILGFDFEEGLAKTEVPTNGKKDDPKPGPKQGSPVTKQTASGANVSHLQSGNPRFVRAQGPQQQQQQIQQQQSQRLRGPVPQSPNVQQQQQLQKALQQQQQLQQQQQPQQQQQQQQQQQQQQQQQQQQQQQQQQQQQQQQQQQQQQQQQQLQQQQQQQQQLQQQQQLQQQQQQQQQQQQQQQQQVTMSTTNSNILQQSLQQPQQNASTPQTLHQANMNFQTTSAPSGTIIQQIIQTPMQNNSQQAPQQQSQAAGKQNIQVLYKSGPNQQQQQQQQQQQQQLQQHQAGGAAQMQQPQYSQATVTTTQTGPDGQQKQIVRQITINQTQLQPPGQQQQQQQQLQQGQQTIQVSQSQPLQQQIIQVQRTSMNQQGQQQQQQQQIQYQQGNLGAPSAPSAAQGQMAMMGNNGPQTPTGQQGGQPKFIQQTIIHQPMGANYQTVTKQVVLEQQPQDQQQSQPIQQQVQMQSMQQQQQQQQQQQQQQQLQQMQPQQMKPGQPQVVQRIVQQQVFQGPPGSGQAGGQNIVIINQSTNQQQIISGPGVQQMNPQQRLQYMQQIQQQQQQKQQQQIIVSSAGPMTSNPQQQQQQQQQQQMVQQRTIVTSQDGGTGGQTVMLQQRPQLMQGQQPQQQQQQQVSLQGQQQPMQQHIIQTSAGGQPQTIVVQQQQQPSSSIVQQGAMAQQPQQQQLIINQQQIIQQTVVPNQLQQQQSQQQQQQQHPQQQQIIQQTIGPNGTPQMIQQQQPQQQQLQTGGMQQPIMQQQIIASNGGGPPTQQQMMVVGSTGEQQMLPTGLGGNEMMQQQQQQPQTPTQPPGTPQPQWTPQSPLQQQAQTGVSFQTQSPQTQMQQSPVQQQQQQQQQQQGGSMIPSGATIVQQTIVQSPQGLAPGQQQFIRTTLRPPMQRQLIQLDAQSREELMKLDPAGQQEYINRLQAKHTLMQRQQAAFQGRPGHPGAHPGARQQIVIRSPMPPGLNQQQQVRWLHHQQQQQIQQQQQQQQLQNARQVVVRQPGAPGLSPITQQTVGPGPGMGTSYPIDPNATPAQQQQQRLQQHRLLQMQLQREQVQKNQQQAAAAAAAAAAQQAGSSPLQGQMMSPRAAGGFAPEVVVGADGSTMVVQQQTLVGPQQAAGAQHPASSQASIDATGAAVGSLQAAQQQQQMQSKTKTALANMLSSRLGNGGTVPAGGANTLVDGSSGQSGGSAEPSAAGTLRLMTAQHNAALQQQTMGRSPQELLALQQQQQQQHQAQQQQQQQQQQQQQQQALQQQQLQQHQQQVVRRTLGNITNSGMPVGAGPMVVGPPGGGPVVVQTAGGGPGIIPIPPGAPGGPGVMMQSAAAMKGGPAQFSPGRPTPLPRPQYYGHNPNLKLHPELFLLGCTFHIIEYDELHSAAEIEEWKTIIKKHGGEIESHYGPKVTHVLCRTQRHGVVMQAIRDAKRCITTYWLNDIVLKRQLLPPWQALHLPTPAIFGNQKPATKHNMSITGFEGEERLRIKQMIEESGARMTPYFSKSNTVLICRQNENQKYKFAKEWNIPAVNTVWLSDILLGNLNAMQQCDAPKYQQFTLSCHFRVDYNLVMHLMTAWKSPINLTQESHERVKRTLSELPPPVSGAKKPRTLPPMEPIPAEIVCQRQPAPDAIPHVLFSQVDNSEGLAHAVTTLGGKVTNNATEATHLVMTRVARTVKLILALATVRHLVSSKWVSDSAVAGQFLPLDNYRLDVGELNEQFKCDLHQVLEAPGRAKLFEGKVFFVTPQVKPACKDVRQMIELGGGVVEKNPRTIKRIREANAEKPGSYVIVSCPEDRIIIQPFIQKAKHAVCQICTTEYVMQSIMQQRLCIEPHIIKWELGS, encoded by the exons ATGAATTCCGACCCAGCGACTGCCGGGGTCAATTTGGAGAGCCTCCAGATTAAGGATGATCTGTTTAAAAGTGTAAAATGTTATATTACAGGAACACTTGACCCGAAG ATAACGAAACTGCTCGAAGATGGCGGTGTGACAATGAGCAAGTTCATGGACTTCAGCACACTGCTCGTGTGCGGAGACAACTATGACGAAAACGAGATTACGGAGGCGGGCGAACTGTACGACATACCGACGGTAACCGAGGCGTGGGTGGTGGCCTCGGTACGGCTCGGCCGTTTAGCCTCGACCAAGGCGTACTTTCCGCTCAAGTCGGGCATATTTTGTGGCCTTCGGTTTGCCGTGACGCAGGTGGATCTGCGCGATCTGCGCAAGCTGTACGCGGTGCTCACGTTCCATGGCGGCACGTTCAATAGCCGGCTGGACCGTACCACCACGCATCTGGTGTGTGGTAGTGCGCGGGGTCCGGCCTACACGAAAGCCCTTTCGTGCGGTACGAGCGTGCAGATAGTGACGCCCGACTGGGTGTCGGACTGTTTGAAAACCAGCAGCCTCAAACCGCCGGCCGTGTACCATCCGAGGCTGTTGCGCGAGCAGGTGTACTTCAAGCAGGCTGGACCGATGGCGGGTCCAAAAGCGACACCGGAAAAACAACCGCTGAATAACATTTTAGGGTTCGATTTTGAGGAAGGGCTGGCGAAAACGGAAGTGCCGACGAACGGTAAAAAGGATGATCCCAAGCCTGGTCCGAAACAAGGTTCGCCTGTGACGAAACAAACGGCCAGCGGTGCAAACGTGAGCCATCTGCAGTCGGGAAATCCGCGCTTTGTCAGGGCACAAggcccacagcagcagcagcagcaaatccagcagcaacaatcacAAAGACTTCGTGGACCTGTACCTCAAAGTCCGAatgtgcagcaacagcaacagttgCAGAAAGctctacaacagcaacagcagctacagcaacagcagcaaccgcagcaacagcagcaacagcagcaacagcagcaacagcagcaacagcagcaacagcagcaacagcaacagcagcagcagcagcagcagcagcaacagcaacaacagcagcagcagcagcagcaacagctacaacaacagcagcaacagcaacagcagttacaacagcaacagcagttacaacagcagcagcaacaacaacagcagcagcaacaacaacagcagcaacaagttACTATGAGCACAACAAATAGTAACATTTTGCAGCAATCGTTACAGCAACCGCAACAAAACGCCTCAACTCCGCAGACGCTGCATCAAGCGAACATGAACTTCCAAACCACATCGGCCCCGAGTGGAACGATAATTCAGCAAATAATACAAACCCCTATGCAAAATAACTCCCAACAAGCCCCCCAGCAGCAATCCCAGGCGGCAGGCAAGCAAAATATACAAGTCCTATACAAAAGTGGGCccaatcagcagcaacagcaacaacaacaacaacaacaacagcagttgcagcagcaccaggcaGGTGGAGCGGCACAGATGCAGCAACCTCAGTACAGCCAGGCTACCGTAACCACTACGCAGACCGGGCCCGATGGTCAACAGAAGCAGATCGTACGACAAATTACGATCAATCAAACTCAGCTGCAACCGccaggccagcagcagcagcagcagcagcaactgcaacAAGGACAGCAAACGATTCAGGTTTCGCAGTCGCAACcactgcagcagcaaataATACAGGTGCAGCGCACGAGCATGAATCAGcagggacagcagcagcagcagcagcaacaaattcAGTACCAGCAGGGCAATCTAGGCGCTCCCTCTGCCCCGTCCGCCGCACAGGGACAGATGGCAATGATGGGAAATAATGGTCCGCAAACTCCAACCGGACAACAGGGCGGACAACCGAAGTTCATACAGCAAACCATCATTCATCAGCCCATGGGAGCGAACTATCAGACCGTAACGAAGCAGGTGGTTTTGGAGCAGCAACCACAAGATCAGCAACAATCGCAACCTATACAACAGCAAGTGCAAATGCAGTcgatgcaacagcagcagcagcagcaacaacagcaacagcagcaacaacagttgCAACAGATGCAACCACAGCAAATGAAACCGGGACAACCACAGGTGGTGCAAAGAATCGTCCAGCAGCAGGTGTTTCAAGGGCCGCCTGGGTCTGGGCAAGCTGGAGGCCAGAATATAGTCATCATTAACCAATCCACCAACCAGCAGCAAATCATATCCGGTCCTGGGGTGCAGCAAATGAATCCCCAGCAACGGCTCCAGTACATGCAACAGattcagcaacagcagcagcaaaaacagcagcaacaaatcaTTGTAAGCAGTGCGGGTCCGATGACTTCCAaccctcagcagcagcagcagcagcagcaacagcaacaaatggTTCAGCAACGCACCATTGTCACGTCTCAGGATGGGGGAACCGGTGGTCAAACGGTAATGCTGCAGCAAAGGCCACAACTGATGCAAGGTCAGCAAccccagcaacaacagcagcagcaggtgtcGCTTCAAGGACAGCAACAACCTATGCAGCAGCACATCATTCAGACTTCTGCGGGTGGCCAACCGCAAACAATAGtggtgcagcaacagcaacagccatCCAGCTCGATCGTACAACAAGGTGCCATGGCACAGCAgccccagcagcaacaattgATCATAAATCAGCAgcaaattattcaacaaacgGTTGTCCCTaaccagctgcagcaacagcagtcacagcaacagcagcagcagcagcatcctcagcagcagcaaataatACAGCAAACGATTGGACCCAACGGTACACCACAGATgatacagcaacagcaaccgcaacagcagcagcttcagacCGGCGGCATGCAGCAACCGATTATGCAGCAACAAATCATAGCGTCGAACGGAGGAGGTCCCCCAACGCAACAGCAAATGATGGTAGTCGGCAGTACGGGCGAGCAGCAAATGCTTCCCACAGGTCTTGGTGGCAACGAaatgatgcagcagcagcagcagcaaccgcagaCACCGACCCAACCACCGGGCACACCGCAGCCGCAATGGACTCCCCAAAGCCCGCTGCAACAACAAGCACAAACCGGTGTATCGTTCCAGACACAATCTCCCCAAACACAAATGCAGCAATCTCCggtccagcagcaacaacagcaacagcagcagcaacaaggaGGTTCTATGATTCCCTCCGGTGCGACCATTGTACAGCAAACGATCGTGCAATCCCCGCAAGGGTTAGCTCCCGGCCAGCAGCAGTTTATTCGTACCACACTAAGGCCGCCAATGCAGCGGCAGCTGATTCAGCTTGATGCACAGTCCCGGGAGGAGTTGATGAAGCTGGATCCCGCCGGACAGCAGGAGTACATTAACCGGCTCCAGGCCAAGCACACGCTGATGCAGCGCCAGCAGGCCGCCTTTCAGGGCCGGCCGGGCCATCCGGGTGCACATCCGGGCGCCAGGCAGCAGATCGTTATTCGTAGTCCCATGCCGCCCGGTCtgaaccaacagcagcaggtcCGCTGGttgcaccaccagcagcaacagcagatacagcagcagcagcagcaacagcagctccaAAACGCTCGCCAAGTCGTGGTCCGACAGCCCGGTGCACCGGGGCTCAGTCCAATCACGCAGCAAACCGTCGGTCCCGGCCCGGGCATGGGAACGTCTTATCCAATTGACCCGAATGCTACcccagcacagcagcagcagcagcgcctgcagcagcaccgcctGCTCCAGATGCAGCTGCAGCGTGAACAGGTGCAGAAAAATCAacagcaggcagcagctgctgcggcggcggcagctgcCCAACAAGCCGGATCGTCGCCGCTGCAGGGTCAAATGATGTCACCACGGGCGGCTGGTGGCTTCGCACCGGAAGTGGTAGTCGGAGCGGATGGCAGCACGATGGTagtgcagcagcaaacgctCGTAGGACCGCAGCAAGCGGCGGGAGCACAGCATCCTGCCTCCTCGCAAGCGTCGATCGATGCGACCGGGGCGGCGGTAGGTTCGCTGCAGGccgcacaacagcagcagcagatgcaaagcaaaacgaaaaccgCCCTGGCCAACATGCTGTCCAGCCGGTTGGGCAATGGAGGCACGGTACCGGCCGGTGGGGCCAACACGCTAGTCGATGGCAGCAGCGGACAGAGCGGTGGCAGTGCGGAACCTTCGGCAGCCGGTACGCTGCGGTTGATGACGGCGCAGCATAATGCggcactgcagcagcagacgaTGGGACGCTCGCCGCAGGAGCTGTTGGCgcttcagcagcaacagcagcagcaacatcaagcccagcagcagcaacagcaacagcaacagcagcagcagcagcaacaagctctccagcagcaacagttgcagcagcatcagcagcaggttGTGCGCCGCACGCTCGGCAACATTACCAACAGCGGGATGCCAGTTGGGGCCGGTCCCATGGTAGTAGGACCGCCCGGTGGTGGTCCAGTGGTAGTGCAGACGGCGGGTGGCGGTCCCGGCATCATCCCGATACCGCCCGGCGCCCCCGGCGGTCCCGGTGTGATGATGCAGTCGGCTGCGGCAATGAAGGGCGGCCCGGCACAGTTCAGCCCCGGACGGCCGACCCCTTTGCCGCGGCCGCAGTACTACGGCCACAATCCCAATCTCAAGCTGCACCCGGAGCTGTTCCTGCTCGGCTGCACCTTCCACATTATCGAGTACGACGAGCTGCACAGTGCGGCGGAGATAGAGGAGTGGAAGACGATCATCAAGAAGCACGGCGGGGAGATCGAATCGCACTACGGGCCGAAGGTAACGCACGTGCTCTGCCGCACGCAGCGGCACGGCGTGGTGATGCAGGCCATCCGCGATGCGAAACGCTGCATCACCACCTACTGGCTGAACGATATCGTGCTGAAGCGCCAGCTGCTGCCCCCGTGGCAGGCGCTGCACCTGCCCACGCCGGCCATCTTCGGCAACCAGAAGCCCGCCACCAAGCACAACATGTCGATCACCGGCTTCGAGGGGGAGGAGCGGCTGCGCATCAAGCAGATGATCGAGGAGTCGGGGGCGCGCATGACGCCCTACTTCTCCAAATCGAACACCGTGCTGATCTGCCGGCAGAACGAAAACCAGAAGTACAAGTTCGCGAAGGAGTGGAACATACCGGCGGTCAACACGGTCTGGCTGAGCGACATACTGCTGGGGAATCTGAACGCGATGCAGCAATGCGACGCGCCGAAGTATCAGCAGTTTACGCTCAGCTGCCACTTCCGCGTCGACTACAACCTGGTGATGCATTTGATGA CCGCCTGGAAATCGCCGATAAATCTAACGCAGGAATCGCACGAACGTGTGAAGCGCACGCTGAGCGAGCTGCCGCCGCCGGTTAGCGGAGCGAAGAAACCCCGCACCCTGCCCCCGATGGAGCCGATACCGGCGGAGATCGTGTGCCAGCGGCAGCCGGCGCCCGATGCCATACCGCACGTGCTGTTTTCGCAGGTCGACAACAGCGAGGGACTAGCGCACGCCGTAAC AACGCTCGGCGGCAAGGTGACGAACAACGCGACCGAAGCGACCCACCTAGTGATGACGCGGGTCGCCCGCACGGTGAAGCTGATCCTGGCGCTCGCGACCGTGCGCCATCTGGTAAGTAGCAAGTGGGTGTCGGACAGTGCGGTGGCGGGCCAGTTTCTGCCGCTCGACAACTACCGGCTGGACGTGGGCGAGCTGAACGAGCAGTTCAAGTGCGACCTGCACCAGGTGCTGGAAGCGCCCGGCCGCGCCAAGCTGTTCGAGGGCAAGGTGTTCTTCGTGACGCCGCAGGTGAAGCCGGCCTGCAAGGATGTGCGGCAGATGATCGAGCTGGGCGGCGGTGTGGTGGAAAAGAACCCGCGCACGATCAAGCGGATACGGGAGGCGAATGCGGAGAAGCCGGGCAGCTACGTGATCGTCAGCTGCCCGGAGGATCGCATCATCATACAGCCCTTCATACAGAAGGCCAAACACGCGGTCTGCCAAATCTGCACCACCGAGTACGTGATGCAATCGATCATGCAGCAGCGGCTGTGCATCGAGCCGCACATAATCAAATGGGAGCTGGGGTCGTAG